In the genome of Oceanispirochaeta sp. M1, the window TATCTGGCGCTCACTGACAATGAGGATATAGAAAAGACGCTGAGGGGCTATTTTGAGGCTCTGAACAGTGCATTTAAGAACAATCAACGCTCTGCCTCTTCTGTCCGTATTGATAGGACAGCTGTTAAACAATTTATCCGTACTGAGATAAAGAAAACCAACGGAGGGGCATTTAACCCACAACTCAAGTTGCAGCTTGAAACTATGCTGAAAGATATTGATTCTGATATCAAATGTCCTGTTAAGAAAAAACAGCCTGTAAAGGATCAGAAGATCATTACACATGAGGAATACAGGATATTACTGGAAGATTGCACAGATAGCCGTATAGAGGCTCTGGCAAGGTTTCTATTCAATACTGGCATCAGAATATCAGAAGCTCTATCCATACGACTCAGAGGGGCTTACATGAGTGATGAAAGTGTTTCTTTCTCTGTTGTTGGTAAAGGGAATTCAGAAAGAGATATTATCTGTGACCGGAAGGTATGGGAGAGAGCTGCCGAAGTATTCCAGGGTAAAACATGGTTATTTGAGAATACCAGAAGCAACAAGCCCTATGATCCTGTATATCTTACTCAATTGATCAGAAGATACAGTGAAAAGAAAATAGGCAGGACAGTGACAGCTCATGTATTCAGGCACTACTTTGCAACAACCCAAATTGAGAAGGGAATGCCGATTCATACACTGTCTAAATTGTTGGGTCACTCTTCTGTTGATATTACAGCCCAGTATTATTTACATGATGTGCCACCGGAAGGATATTGGAGAGAGGAGTAAACGCCAGCTTGAGGGGCTGGTGG includes:
- a CDS encoding site-specific integrase — encoded protein: MNTTLIRVEDKKSIEEAMKVWSWKSYSYKHLRPFNDYLALTDNEDIEKTLRGYFEALNSAFKNNQRSASSVRIDRTAVKQFIRTEIKKTNGGAFNPQLKLQLETMLKDIDSDIKCPVKKKQPVKDQKIITHEEYRILLEDCTDSRIEALARFLFNTGIRISEALSIRLRGAYMSDESVSFSVVGKGNSERDIICDRKVWERAAEVFQGKTWLFENTRSNKPYDPVYLTQLIRRYSEKKIGRTVTAHVFRHYFATTQIEKGMPIHTLSKLLGHSSVDITAQYYLHDVPPEGYWREE